The region CACCATCTACTTTGCAGGCTGTACCGCAAGCTACAGAATGCACGAACTTGCGGAAAATACTGTGGAGTTTCTCTTAAAAATGAATATTGATTTTACGTATGCTGGAGAGGATGAATACTGCTGCGGTTCGCCCTTTTTGAGAACCGGTCAGAGAGATATTGCTTACGAGTTTTTCAGGAAGAACTACGAGGAATGGAAGAAGAGGGGTGTTAAAAGAATACTTGCCACATGTTCGGGATGTTACAGAACTCTGAAAAGAGATTATCCGAAAATTGCTGAAGAACTCGGGTATGAGTGGGATTTTGAGGTCATGCACACCTCTCAGTTAATACATGACCTTCTCATGGCGGGGAAGATCGTGTTTGAAAAGAAAGGCGAGAAGATCACGTATCACGATCCGTGTCATCTTGGCAGACACATGGGCGTTTACGAGGTGCCAAGACTGGTTCTACGGGAAATGGGGCTTGAAATAGCTGAGATGGAACACAACAGAGAGAATGCGCTGTGCTGTGGAGCGGGAGGTGGAGTCAAATCCCAGTTCAAAGACCTTGCAAACGATATTGGTGAGAGAAGGATCGAAGAGGCTCTCGAAACCGGGGCAGAATATATTGTGTCCTGCTGCCCGTTCTGCAAGCTTCACCTGAATCAGGCAGGCGAGGGAAGGATTGTGGTCGTAGATCTCGTGGAGCTTGCGAATAAAAGAACAAAAAGTTTAAATAATGGCGTGGAGAAGGAGAAGGAACAGCAAACCAGGAGGAGTTGAAGTTGGTAGAAATAACAGAAGTTAGAATATACAAATCGAAAGGAGAAGGAGCCGTTAAGGCCTACGCATCTGTGAGTCTGGATGGAGAATTTGTGGTTAAGGGCCTGAAAGTTATTGAGGGCGAAAACGGGCTCTGGGTGAGCATGCCGAGCAGGAAGGGTAAGGATGGAAGCTATCAGGACATCTTTCACCCGACCAGCAAAGAGGCGAGAGACAAAATTGTTAATGCCGTGATGGAAGCATACAACAATCTTGAGTGAATGGTGCCGGGTTTTCCGGAATTTTTAAACATCAAGCTTTTATTTTAATTCGGTTCTGTTTCTTCGGCTCTCCGCTACAAACAGTCCCATTTGGGCTAAGCTTTTATATTTCTCCGGGTATTTATTCCCCATGGAAGAAAACATCACCAGGATTGGTGTCAGTCTGCCCCGCAACCTGCTTGAGGAATTTGATTCAATAATCCTGAACAGAGGATATTCTTCAAGAAGTGAGGCGATAAGAGACGCCATAAGGAATTACATCCTTGAGTACAAGTGGATGGAAAGGGAAGAAGGGGAGGCCGTCGGGGTGGTCAACATTCTGTACAATCACAGTGTGAAGGGCATAAACGATGCAATTGTTGCTCTTCAGCACGACTTTCATGAAATAATAACCAGTTCGATCCACATCCACCTCAGCCACGAAATGTGTCTGGAGATGGTCATGGTTAGAGGAGATATGAGTGACATAAGGAGGCTTGTGGATAGAGTTTCGGCAACAAAGGGAGTGATAAACGTCAAGCTGATTACTGCCCTGAAAGAATGATGGAGAATGATTGATCTGATTCTGATTGCTCTGCTTTTCAGCCTTCATCAGATCTGCATAAAGAAGGGAGTCTCTTATGGCGACGCAAACTACGGGGCGTTCATAAGCCTCCTTACCACGTCGGTAATTTTCACCATCCTCTCGTACGGCAGAGTCGTTTTTAACTGGCTTTTTATCGGAGTTATGGTTGTTGCGGGCCTACTGCACTTTTTCATAGCGAGAGTGGCGTTTTACAACGCTATCAGCAGGATTGGGGCCAATAGTGCAGGCAGCCTGTCTGCCACGAGAGTCTTCTTTGCCTCGCTCATAGGCATAATGCTGGGAGAGAGCGTCACATTCAAAGTGCTCATGATGTCTGCACTGATATTTGTGGGAATCTGGCTCATATCCTCTCCAGCAGGAGTCAGGGATCGAAGGGGCATTGTTCTTGCGGTTGTTACGGGATTCATTACTGCCCTCTCGTCTGGTGTTGTGAAATACGGGATGCAAATACGTCCAGACCCTGTTTTTGGGAGTGCAGTTGGGTATGTGGCATCCACGGCAATTCTGCCTTCTGTTTTCAGGTTTGAACGGAAGGGCGGGGAGAGATACTTCATTCTGGCAGGAATTTTTGTGGGTGCGGGACATTACCTGAGGTACAGGGCACTGATAAGCTACCCTGTAAGTGTTGTGGAGCCGTTTCTCAGCATTTATCCGCTTTTTACACTCATCCTTACCGGTCTGGTTTTCAGAAATATTGAGAAGGTTAGCAGGAACATCGTTATGGGTTCGCTGCTTATAATCCTGGGGATTGAAAGTTATTATCTGCTCTGAGAATAGGTGTGGTATATCCTCTGAACTGCGGTGATGTGAGCAAGAATGGCTATCAGAAGGAGAGCATGGTAAACATATCCTGTGAGAAGGCCGATAATCAGGATTATGGTCCTCTCACCCCTTTCCGCAAATCCCACATCGCATTTTTCTATTATTGCCTCGGCTCTCGCTCTGGTGTAGCTCACGAGCAGCGCCCCTGCCATGGCTATTGTCGCAAGCAAAATGTGTCCCGAGTAAACTCCTGCCCCAATAATTATGGCTATATCCACGTATCTGTCAAGAACAGAATCCAGAAATCCACCGAACTCTGTCTTGAGATTTTCATTCCTTGCAAGTGCTCCATCGAGAGCGTCCATTAAGCCGCTCAGTATCAAAAAGAACACACCGGGAAAACGCATGCCATAAATCAGCAGCAATGCCGATGTGATGCCGAACAGAAAACCCAGTACAGAAAGGTGATTTGGACGAATGCCGAGAGTGCTTAACCGTCCTGTTAAAAAGCCAAGCTTCGGAGTCAGGCCAGCCTTATATCTGCTTAACATCAACCTCCCTTCTGAATATGCTGCAAATCTCGCACAGCAAGGAGGACTTCTCCTCTTCAGTCATCGTGCCTTCCTCAATCGCGTCAGCAATTTCTTTTATCTTGCTCTTGATGTACTCATTTTCAGCCACCCCCCTATTTCTGTGAACGTACTGGCTTACTGCTGCAACGGTGATCCCCAGCATCTTGGCTACATCTTTCTTTTTGTGTCCTCGCCCCACCAGTTCTCTTGCAAGCTCTCCTCTGATTGCGGGGACTATCTTTGAGGCATAGAGTTCGCATGGTGTTTTCATCACAGGAATTAAACGCCGATAATATTTAAGATTTTATCAATTTTATCCTGTTGAGGTTAAAAAAATTCTGATTCGCTCAAATTCTGCATGTGTATCTTCTGAAGAAGATTTCAGACCACCCATTGCATTGCAGGATTCCATACAAAACACGATTTGACGGAGTGTTTGATTGTAATGAATTTGCGGAAGACGGTGCAGTTTGCATGGGAATGAGACTCGATCAGTGCGGTGGTTAAATCTGAACCTGTGGACAGTGCTGCCCACGATTGAAAATGGAAATTTCACCTTTTCACTTTTTCTGCTCGTTCTCCTGAATATGGCCAGAGCCATGCAAAAGCTTAAATAAATCCAGAATCAAGTTATTCCCAAATGCCCAAAACCGTAAAGGAGTTGCTCGTTGAAATTAAAGACACCACCGAACTGATGGTTGACCTGGCATATTCCGCTATTCTGTTCGATAACGAAGATATTGCCGAGGAGGTTCTCGATCTCGAAGGAAAGATAAGCGATCTGATCAGGCAGCTCAGGGTAGTTTCAATTCTTGCAGGAAGAAGGGCAGAGGAGGCAGAGCTGGTATCATCCGTCCTGCACATAGCCTCAGCAGCACAGAAAATCGGCGAATCTGCAGGAGATATTGCCACTCTGGTTTTGAGGGGTTTCAAGCTACCCAAGGAAATGATCAACGAAATTCTGCTGGAAAGCGAGGAAACTCTCGTCAGGGCAGTGGTTTCTGAGGATTCAGAAATAGCAGACAGAACACTCGGAGAAATACGGCTTCACAGCATTACCGGCATGAAAGTGATAGCCATAAAAAGGGGATTTGACTGGATATTTGACCCGGACAGAGATGTAAAAATACGAAGAGGGGATGTGCTTTTTGCGAGAGGCGACATTTCGGGAGTTAAGGACTTCTTCAGACTTGCAAGCAACAAGGAGATTCACATGGAAAGCTCTGAGATCAAGGATAAACGGCTTGAAAAGACTGTGAGCATTCTGATCGAGATAAAGGACCTCTCCGAACTGTCGGTAGATCTGGGCTACTCGTCCATAATCTTTTACAACGAGGATATTGCTCAGGAGGTATACTATCTTGAAGAGAAGATAGACAATCTGAAGATGGAATTGCTGAAGTGGACTCTTCAGGCAGCGAAAAATGCGGAAGGTGATGACGAAATAAAGATTCTGATGTCCCTCATAGAGATCGCATACTCTTCGGAGGTTATTGCAGATGCCGCAAAGGACATTGCCGGAATTGTTGTTAATCAGCTTGAAATACACCCGATTTTCAAAACCGCAATGCTTGAGAGTGATGAGATTATAGCGGTTGTTGAAGTCCTTAAAGGCTGCGAGCTTGATGGAAAGACTCTTGGAGAGGCGAAAGTTGAAACCAACACCGGAATGCACGTGCTTGCAATTAAAAGAGGCAACAGATGGATAACCAAGCCAAGAGCGTCAACAAAAATCGAGGCGGGAGATCTGCTCTTTGTAAAAGGGCCAAAAGAAGGGGAAAAAGCACTCACGCAACTTTGTTCTATCTCACTGCCTGCATGAGCTTTGATACGAGTTCACTTTTTATCTTTGAGTTTCTTCCGCTCTCACACACCATTGTTCTGACGCCAATTATATCAGGGCGGAGGTCCTTCAGAATGTCTATGTGTTCCCAGGAAAGTGTGCCAGCAAGCGCACAGAACAGTCCGCTGTCCCTTGCAGAATCGATGAACTTCTCCAGATCTTCTCTGCTCATGAACTCAAACAGGTTTTTGCCGTCTTTTATTGCCGTATCGACCATTATTCCATCGCATCCGGCATTGGATGCAGGCTCGGCAATAGCAAGAGGTGAAACAGATCCCACTCTCGAGTGATCAGCGTATGCTGCCGCAACAACGTATGCTGAGGGGTTGTAATCCTTAACTGCCTTTACGACCTTCTCCATCATCTTGTAAACCTGTTCTGAACTCTTAACTCCGTAAAGCCCGACCTTTATGTAATCTGCCCCGGCAACTGCTGCCCCCAGAGCCGCAAGGCTTGCAGTTCCTGGCTTGAAATCGAGATCTCCCACAGTGGCGCTCAGGAGCTTTCCGTGTTCTTCGACCAGATCCTTAACACTCCGGATAACCCACGGAAAATTCGCCCCGAGGGACCCCTCAGCAGGGTTTTTTACATCTATTATGTCTGCACCTCCCTTTAAGGATTCCAACGCCTCCTCAAGATTCATGGGTGATACGAGCACCTTCATCGCAACACATGAGATAAAGCAGTATATATAGATGTTGAAAATTTTCCATGGACATTTATTTCGTGATGGACATCAAGAATGGCAGGGCAGTTGCAGGCAAGGCGGGAAGAAGGGATGAGTACGTCGAGGTCGAGAAAGTAAGCTGCGCAGTTAACACGAGCGACCCTTTGAAAATTCTTGAGATTTTGAAGCCCAAAAATGTCTATGTGGCGGATCTCGACAGAATTGAGAGCAGAGGAGACAATTCGGACATAGTTTCTGGAATTTCCAACATGCCGGTTAAACTGATTGCTGATCAGGGTTACAGGACTTTGGATGAGGTGAAAAACCTGCCCTTCACCCCTGTCATCGGTACAGAAACTTTTAATCTCATGGGACTTGAAAATGGCAACTACATCGTGAGCATTGACATAAAATCCGGGCTGCTCGACAGAAGCGGAAAATTCCGGAATGTCAGAGAGGTGCTCGAATACCTCAATTCGTTCAGGCTCTCGGGGGTTCTCGTTCTGCCCATTCACAGTGTGGGAACCATGAAGTTCGATTTCTCAGTAGTTGAGGATGCTCTCAGGATCTCAGATCATGATGTGCTGACGGGAGGTGGTTTTTCCAGCTATGAGGACCTGGAGATTGCCAGGGATATGGGGATCAGCGGTGTACTGATTGCCACAGCGATACACAGGGGCATGATAGATGTCGAGGTTTTGAGAGTGGGAAAATTATAGAAAAAAACTTAACTCCTTGAATGTACGGAAGGATATGAAACTCATTGCAGGCCCATCTTCTCCATTGCTTGCAAAGAGACTGTCTGAGGCGGCAAAAATTGATATCGCTGACACAACATACAGAAAGTTTCCTGATGGAGAACTCTACGTCAGGGTAAACGATGCATCCGATGACAGATATGTTGTTGTGAACAGTATAAATTCAAATGAGGATCTGATTTATCTTCTCCTGATTTTCGAAGCTCTTTCTGAGAAAGAAGTCATTGCAGTAATCCCGTACATGGGGTATGCCAGACAGGACAGGGCGTTTCTTGAAGGCGAGGCCGTCAGCATAAGGGCGATTGCGAGGCTGATTGAGAGCTATGCTGAGAGGGTAATAACGGTGAACATCCACAGCAACGAGGCGAAAAACCACTTCAGAAAGCTTGTTGAGGTCGATGCTATGCCTCTGATTGGAGAGCATTACCTGGAAAGGGACGTTGTTATGCTCTCGCCGGACAGGGGTTCGCTCTCGAGGGTTAAGGTTGCTGCACAGGTGGCGGGCTGTGATTTTGATTATCTCGAAAAAACCAGGATTGATGCCGAAAATGTTGTGATACAGCCAAAAAATCTGGATGTTGGGGGCAGGAAGGTCGTGATAGTTGATGACATCATCTCCACAGGGGGCACGATGGTTACTGCAGCAAAACAGCTCATGGGAAATGCTGAAGGCGTCGAAGCTGCCTGTGTGCATGCAGTCCTTGCCTCAAACGCTCTGAACAAACTGTATTCTGCTGGAATCTCTGAGGTCATTTCAACTGATACTGTGGAGAGACAGGTCAGTAAGCTAAGTGCAGCGGAACTGATCTCAGAGGTGATACTGAATTGAAGTTCGAGATTGAGATCTGGTTCGGAGACCTTGATGCCTACGGGCACGTTAACAACGCCGTTTTTGCCAGATTTCTTGAGACTGCAAGAGTTAAATTTTTTAGAGAGAAGTTTGGAGACATCGAACCCACCTTTGTGCTGAGACACCTTGAAATCGACTTCATTTCTCCAATGTTCCTTGGAGAAACTGCTGTGGTTGAAATGGGTGTGGGCGAGATTGGTAACACGAGCTGGGAATTTGTATACACGATAAGGGAGAAGAAAACTGGACGGGAGGTTCTCAGAGCCAGAACGATTCAGGTCTGGTTGGATCTGAAAGAGAATAGGAAAGTGCCCATTCCAGATAGCGTGAAAAAGGTTCTTGAGGCGGAGAAGGTGAGCCCATGACGGACGTGTTTATCTGGCTTACAATAGCTGTTGGCCTTTACATGGCCTGGAATATCGGGGCAAACGACGCCGCAAACTCCATGGCGACGTCGTACGGAAGTAAAGCGCTAACGCTCAGGCAGATCATAATAATGGCAGGTATTCTTGAGTTTCTTGGAGCGTTTCTGTACGGAAAGAGGGTTACACATACCATCGCAAAAGGCATAGTCCCCATCGATGCTCTCAATAGCAATCTTGTTGTTATCGGCGCCCTTTCGGCCATTCTTGCAGCAAGCATATGGATCACCGTGGCGACCTACTTCCATCTCCCCGTATCCACCACCCACTCAATTGTGGGGGCGATGGTTGGCTTTGGACTCGCTGCGGTAAGTCAGGATTACATAAGGCTTGAAGACATACAGTGGGGCGCCCTTTATAGAATCGTACTCAGCTGGATTATCTCTCCAATTGCGGGTGCGGTAATCGCCTTTCTGCTTTTCACGATTATAAAAATCTCTCTTCTTTCAAGGTTCAGCAACGAGTCTGTGGAACATGTTTTCAGGTATCTTCAGGTTCTTACTGCAGGTTATATGGCATTTGCGCATGGAAGCAACGACGTTGCCAACGCCACCGGTCCAATGGCTGCTGCTCTGGGGTATCTTGGCACAGAAACCCCCGCATGGATACTGATGCTCGGAGGTATTGGAATAACCATCGGAATTGCGACATGGGGGTACAGGGTGATAATGACTGTCGGTGAAAGGATTACAGAGCTCACGTACACGAGAGGGTTTTCGGCGGAATTCGCGACTGCCACCACTGTCATAATGGCCTCCACACTCGGCATGCCCATATCGACAACACACACTCTTGTGGGGAGTGTCATAGGTGTGGGTC is a window of Geoglobus acetivorans DNA encoding:
- a CDS encoding inorganic phosphate transporter — translated: MTDVFIWLTIAVGLYMAWNIGANDAANSMATSYGSKALTLRQIIIMAGILEFLGAFLYGKRVTHTIAKGIVPIDALNSNLVVIGALSAILAASIWITVATYFHLPVSTTHSIVGAMVGFGLAAVSQDYIRLEDIQWGALYRIVLSWIISPIAGAVIAFLLFTIIKISLLSRFSNESVEHVFRYLQVLTAGYMAFAHGSNDVANATGPMAAALGYLGTETPAWILMLGGIGITIGIATWGYRVIMTVGERITELTYTRGFSAEFATATTVIMASTLGMPISTTHTLVGSVIGVGLAGGIASIDLSVVKRIIASWLLTVPVAAGLAIVFYTLMVVFL
- a CDS encoding EamA family transporter, whose translation is MIDLILIALLFSLHQICIKKGVSYGDANYGAFISLLTTSVIFTILSYGRVVFNWLFIGVMVVAGLLHFFIARVAFYNAISRIGANSAGSLSATRVFFASLIGIMLGESVTFKVLMMSALIFVGIWLISSPAGVRDRRGIVLAVVTGFITALSSGVVKYGMQIRPDPVFGSAVGYVASTAILPSVFRFERKGGERYFILAGIFVGAGHYLRYRALISYPVSVVEPFLSIYPLFTLILTGLVFRNIEKVSRNIVMGSLLIILGIESYYLL
- a CDS encoding CDP-alcohol phosphatidyltransferase family protein, encoding MLSRYKAGLTPKLGFLTGRLSTLGIRPNHLSVLGFLFGITSALLLIYGMRFPGVFFLILSGLMDALDGALARNENLKTEFGGFLDSVLDRYVDIAIIIGAGVYSGHILLATIAMAGALLVSYTRARAEAIIEKCDVGFAERGERTIILIIGLLTGYVYHALLLIAILAHITAVQRIYHTYSQSR
- a CDS encoding XRE family transcriptional regulator, with protein sequence MKTPCELYASKIVPAIRGELARELVGRGHKKKDVAKMLGITVAAVSQYVHRNRGVAENEYIKSKIKEIADAIEEGTMTEEEKSSLLCEICSIFRREVDVKQI
- a CDS encoding (5-formylfuran-3-yl)methyl phosphate synthase; translated protein: MKVLVSPMNLEEALESLKGGADIIDVKNPAEGSLGANFPWVIRSVKDLVEEHGKLLSATVGDLDFKPGTASLAALGAAVAGADYIKVGLYGVKSSEQVYKMMEKVVKAVKDYNPSAYVVAAAYADHSRVGSVSPLAIAEPASNAGCDGIMVDTAIKDGKNLFEFMSREDLEKFIDSARDSGLFCALAGTLSWEHIDILKDLRPDIIGVRTMVCESGRNSKIKSELVSKLMQAVR
- a CDS encoding septation protein SpoVG family protein, with the protein product MVEITEVRIYKSKGEGAVKAYASVSLDGEFVVKGLKVIEGENGLWVSMPSRKGKDGSYQDIFHPTSKEARDKIVNAVMEAYNNLE
- a CDS encoding thioesterase family protein, translated to MKFEIEIWFGDLDAYGHVNNAVFARFLETARVKFFREKFGDIEPTFVLRHLEIDFISPMFLGETAVVEMGVGEIGNTSWEFVYTIREKKTGREVLRARTIQVWLDLKENRKVPIPDSVKKVLEAEKVSP
- a CDS encoding heterodisulfide reductase-related iron-sulfur binding cluster; the encoded protein is MKITSRLIEDEAFVCVQCHYCRVCPAYQAIKWESVSPRGRIYLLRGVLKGEIEPDSTAVEDFYRCTTCGACETVCQTSIPLVDVLEMARAEFVEAGKAPLPVHKKLRDVAEKNWNPYGEERGERAKWASKYSFKGKSDTIYFAGCTASYRMHELAENTVEFLLKMNIDFTYAGEDEYCCGSPFLRTGQRDIAYEFFRKNYEEWKKRGVKRILATCSGCYRTLKRDYPKIAEELGYEWDFEVMHTSQLIHDLLMAGKIVFEKKGEKITYHDPCHLGRHMGVYEVPRLVLREMGLEIAEMEHNRENALCCGAGGGVKSQFKDLANDIGERRIEEALETGAEYIVSCCPFCKLHLNQAGEGRIVVVDLVELANKRTKSLNNGVEKEKEQQTRRS
- a CDS encoding HisA/HisF family protein is translated as MDIYFVMDIKNGRAVAGKAGRRDEYVEVEKVSCAVNTSDPLKILEILKPKNVYVADLDRIESRGDNSDIVSGISNMPVKLIADQGYRTLDEVKNLPFTPVIGTETFNLMGLENGNYIVSIDIKSGLLDRSGKFRNVREVLEYLNSFRLSGVLVLPIHSVGTMKFDFSVVEDALRISDHDVLTGGGFSSYEDLEIARDMGISGVLIATAIHRGMIDVEVLRVGKL
- a CDS encoding ribose-phosphate diphosphokinase, with protein sequence MKLIAGPSSPLLAKRLSEAAKIDIADTTYRKFPDGELYVRVNDASDDRYVVVNSINSNEDLIYLLLIFEALSEKEVIAVIPYMGYARQDRAFLEGEAVSIRAIARLIESYAERVITVNIHSNEAKNHFRKLVEVDAMPLIGEHYLERDVVMLSPDRGSLSRVKVAAQVAGCDFDYLEKTRIDAENVVIQPKNLDVGGRKVVIVDDIISTGGTMVTAAKQLMGNAEGVEAACVHAVLASNALNKLYSAGISEVISTDTVERQVSKLSAAELISEVILN
- a CDS encoding TrkA C-terminal domain-containing protein produces the protein MPKTVKELLVEIKDTTELMVDLAYSAILFDNEDIAEEVLDLEGKISDLIRQLRVVSILAGRRAEEAELVSSVLHIASAAQKIGESAGDIATLVLRGFKLPKEMINEILLESEETLVRAVVSEDSEIADRTLGEIRLHSITGMKVIAIKRGFDWIFDPDRDVKIRRGDVLFARGDISGVKDFFRLASNKEIHMESSEIKDKRLEKTVSILIEIKDLSELSVDLGYSSIIFYNEDIAQEVYYLEEKIDNLKMELLKWTLQAAKNAEGDDEIKILMSLIEIAYSSEVIADAAKDIAGIVVNQLEIHPIFKTAMLESDEIIAVVEVLKGCELDGKTLGEAKVETNTGMHVLAIKRGNRWITKPRASTKIEAGDLLFVKGPKEGEKALTQLCSISLPA
- the nikR gene encoding nickel-responsive transcriptional regulator NikR, which translates into the protein MEENITRIGVSLPRNLLEEFDSIILNRGYSSRSEAIRDAIRNYILEYKWMEREEGEAVGVVNILYNHSVKGINDAIVALQHDFHEIITSSIHIHLSHEMCLEMVMVRGDMSDIRRLVDRVSATKGVINVKLITALKE